DNA from Pseudomonas putida:
GAGCGTGAGGACGACTACGTCATGCTCTCGGACATTTTTCCCACCGGTTGGCATGCAACTGAACTGGCCGGGTTACTTCCTGGTGAGAGCATTGCGATTTACGGCGCAGGGCCTGTCGGCCTGATGGCGGCTCATTCGGCAATCATCAAAGGCGCATCTCAGGTGTTCGTCATCGACAACCAGCCGGATCGCCTGCAACTCGCCGCGCAGCTCGGGGCAATCCCAATCAACGCAGTCGAGCAAAAAGCAGTGGAAGAGATCATGAACCTGACCCACGGCAAAGGCACCGACCGAGGTTGTGAGTGCGTGGGTTACCAGTGCTGCGACAAGCATGGCCATGAAGCGAACTACCTCACCATGAACAACCTGGTCGCTTCAACCAAAGCCACCGGCGGCATCGGCGTAGTTGGTGTGTTCGTGCCAGAAGATCCTGGGGCGAAAAACGAACTGGCGAAGGAGGGCAAGATGGCCTTCGACTTCGGAGCGTTCTGGTTCAAGGGTCAACAGATCCGTACAGGTCAGGCGAATGTGAAGGCCTACAATCGCCGCCTCGCTGAGCTTATCCATCATGGGCGCGCCAAGCCCTCGCAGATCATTTCTCATCGCCTGAAGCTGGCTGAAGGCCCGAATGCCTACAAGCACTTCGATGCCCGAGATGATGGTTGGACGAAGGTTGTGCTCAAACCTGCTGCTTAAACCGCTTACTTTGCTTCCAAGGAAGGAAGCGAGCAATTGAGCAGAACCCCCCGTATCTGCCTACCCAATCCAGTCAACTGCTGACCTCCTGTTGCGTGTTCTTATGCCACCCTCGCAAATTCATGGCGCAGAGACAAAACTGCAGGATAATCAACGCCCAGGCTCCTGCTTGCCAGCCCCACACGGCCCACAGCACGTTGCTAGTGATGAAACAGCAAAAGCCGATTTTTCTTCTCCTGGGACTGCCCGACCCAATGCACCACGCTGCGAGCACTGTCATAAGCATGGCAGGCCATTCCAACAACCCAATCCAGTGTTCCATGAAGCTCACCCCAACAGCTCGTTTGATATCTGCAACTGGATACCTGCCAGCGTCGTGGAGCTGGCAGGTAATCGCTTCATCAGGCCGCGCGCTGCTCACCCTTCAGCATCTTCTTCTGCGTTTCCATGGTTTGCCCAAGCTCCTCCAGGATCTTTTTGCTGAGTAGCTTCTTGGCCGTCGGGAAGAGTTCGCTTTCTTCTTCCTCGATGTGATGCTCCAGCAACTCTTTCATGACCTTGACCCGCCCGGCGAATTCGAGGGTGCCGGTTTCGGTATGCAGGAGGTCGGGTAGGACGAGGGAGTCGACAGTTCTGTGCTCCTCCTTAGCCTCGTAGTACATTTTCGCTTCTTCCTTACCTCCGGCTTGCTTGATGGCCGGGTAAAGGATTTCTTCCTCAAGCCTTGTGTGGATCTGCAGCTCCTGCTCGATCTTGTGCAGTAATTCACCCCGCTTCTTCACCGCCCGCTCAGTGGTGGTCGACAGTTCTTCGAGCAGCTTTTTCACCAGCTTGTGGTCTTGAATCAGTAAATCGATGGCGTTCATGGCGTACCTCATCATGGACAGAGGAAAGAACTTGCTTGTGGTTGAGTCATGGCCACGTATCACGGTTCAATGGCGACGATGTTTGGTAGCGGAGCATCTTTGGCAATCAATATCGTGGCATCCGGCCTACGCACATGCCTTCAGACACGCTCGCCGCGAAGCCAGCGCTGGTGATAGTGGGAAAGTCGAGTAAGTCCGAAAAGTGCGCCCTGCCGCATGACTTCAGAGCGTTCGCCGAAGAAGCACTGAGTGCGGGTGAAAACGGCTACCGGTTCACCAGCAAACGCCCAGGCGAAACACATAGTGCCTGGCGGTATGCCTGATTCCGGTGACGGCCCAGCTACGCCGGTGGTGGCGATGACCACGGTAGCATCGCTGTCCCTCAAGGCGCCCAACGCCATTTCCCACGCTACGGCTTCGCTCGTCAGACCGTATCGCTCGATATTCTCCGCGCTAACGCCCAGCAAGCGCTTCTTGGCGCTTGGGGAGAGACGACATAGCCGCTTTCCAGCACTTCGCCCGTGCCAGGTACAGCTGCCAACATTGCCACCATGCAACCCGCCGTGCATGACTCTGCGGTGGTCAAGATCAACTGGTTGTCTTTGAGGTAGCCGAGCGCGGCCAGCACGGGGTCGGTTGCCATTTGAAGTTCGACTCGCTTGTAGGTCTCCGGTAGATGGATCTCAGCGAGTATTGGTTCATCCCAGCGACTACCCGTCCATCCCGCTTTGTAATCCTAGCCTGAACTTTGCTTGGTGATTCGGCTTCCCTTACTTGAAGGGGCGGGCACCGTGAGTGTCTGTGCTACTGCCACTGAGTGAAAAAGAGTAGGAGGGCAGCATGAATAAAGAAGCGCATCCAGAAGAGCCGAGCTCACAACCCGAATCAAAAGGTGAGGAAGAGCGGGACAATGATGCTCATCGTCCCGACGGCTCGACCGGTACCTCTCATGATTCCACAGCACAGAAAACGGCGCGTGACCATGGGCATCACAAGCGTTGAAGTACAAGTGGCCAGGTAGAAGGCTCACCAGATTGGCGAGCCTGAGCTACTTCACAGGATCGGTTTACCACCTGTGACGGCATAGCGTGACCCACTGATATAGCTGGCGTCGTCGGAACCCAGCAGCACGTAGATCGGTGCAACCTCGACGGGCTGTCCCGGGCGACCCATGGGGTAGCCCGAACCGAAGTTCTTCACGGCCTCATCGGGCATGGTCGCCGGGATCAGGGGCGTCCAGATGGGGCCAGGTGCAACGCTGTTGACCCGAATGCCTTGCTTGCCCAGCAGTTGGGCCAGGCCTGCAGTGAAGTTGGCAATGGCGCCTTTGGTGGCGGCATACGGCAGCAGGCTGGGTGATGGATCGTCGGAATTGACCGAGCTGGTGTTGATGATCGATCCGCCTTTTGGCATCGAGGGCAACGCGCGCTGGCAAATCCGGAAAATGGCGGTGATGTTAGTATCGAAGGTCTTTACCCATTCATCATCGTCAATCTCGTCCAGACTCTCATGAGCCATCTGGAACGCGGCGTTGTTGACCAGAATATCGATACGACCGAACTGCGCCACGGTCTTGTCGACGATGTCGTAGCAGTGCTGTTTCTGCGCTAGGTCGCCTGGCAGTAATAAGCACTGCCGGCCAGCAGCCCCAACCCAGCGCGCGGTTTCTTGCGCGTCTTCATGTTCATCCAGGTAAGCGATGGCCACGTCGGCGCCTTCACGGGCGTAAGCAATCGCTACTGCTCGTCCGATACCGCTGTCTGCGCCGGTGATGAGGGCAATCTTGCCTTCGAGTCGATTGTGGCCGGTGTACGACTGCTCACCACAATCTGGATAGGGCTCCATCTTGCGTTGTGAACCAGGAACACTTTGCGGTTGAGACGGAAATGGAGGAGTAGGGTAGTCGCTCATGAGGAAGGCTCCTGTAGTTGAGAACGCTTGTTACCTTTCGAACGGAGCTAGGGGCCGACGTTGAGATGAGTTCAGGGTTTGAACGACGGGCGGTCACTCCTTCTATTTCCATTGAATTATCGGGAATTGGTCGGCTCTACCGGTGACCTGTGTCGCGCTTTCTGTGTGAGGCTCCACCATTAACCGGAGGGTCAAGTGCCTCGAATCATTACCCCCAGCACGCCCGAACATGAGATCGATCAGCAGAATGCGAAGATGTTCGGTACCCCAAAAGAGCGCCTGGATTTCTATCGACGCGAAATTCAGTACGAGACCACCATCCTGGCCAATCGCACAGATGCCTATCTCGCTGCCCAGTCGTTCCTGGTCATCGCTTTCGTTTCTTCGATGGGCAACCTGAATCAGAGCTGGGGCGAG
Protein-coding regions in this window:
- a CDS encoding glutathione-independent formaldehyde dehydrogenase; the protein is MKAIVYNGPRDVAVKDVPDAKIEKPTDVLVRITTTNICGSDLHMYEGRTSFEVGRVFGHENLGEVIEVGEGVDRVKVGDRVCLPFNIGCGFCENCEKGLTGFCLTANPGAAGAAYGFAEMGPYQGGQAELLRVPYADFNCLVLPEDAEEREDDYVMLSDIFPTGWHATELAGLLPGESIAIYGAGPVGLMAAHSAIIKGASQVFVIDNQPDRLQLAAQLGAIPINAVEQKAVEEIMNLTHGKGTDRGCECVGYQCCDKHGHEANYLTMNNLVASTKATGGIGVVGVFVPEDPGAKNELAKEGKMAFDFGAFWFKGQQIRTGQANVKAYNRRLAELIHHGRAKPSQIISHRLKLAEGPNAYKHFDARDDGWTKVVLKPAA
- a CDS encoding hemerythrin domain-containing protein — encoded protein: MNAIDLLIQDHKLVKKLLEELSTTTERAVKKRGELLHKIEQELQIHTRLEEEILYPAIKQAGGKEEAKMYYEAKEEHRTVDSLVLPDLLHTETGTLEFAGRVKVMKELLEHHIEEEESELFPTAKKLLSKKILEELGQTMETQKKMLKGEQRAA
- a CDS encoding SDR family oxidoreductase, producing the protein MSDYPTPPFPSQPQSVPGSQRKMEPYPDCGEQSYTGHNRLEGKIALITGADSGIGRAVAIAYAREGADVAIAYLDEHEDAQETARWVGAAGRQCLLLPGDLAQKQHCYDIVDKTVAQFGRIDILVNNAAFQMAHESLDEIDDDEWVKTFDTNITAIFRICQRALPSMPKGGSIINTSSVNSDDPSPSLLPYAATKGAIANFTAGLAQLLGKQGIRVNSVAPGPIWTPLIPATMPDEAVKNFGSGYPMGRPGQPVEVAPIYVLLGSDDASYISGSRYAVTGGKPIL